The following are from one region of the Ignavibacteriota bacterium genome:
- a CDS encoding DUF4159 domain-containing protein, with the protein MKNLLIILILTFNFISLQSQTKDGFQIARVKYQGGGDWYNDPSGEVNLLNFIQQNTNIKVDARYQFVDISSDEIFSYPFLFMTGHGNVVFSKDEVYRLRTYLENGGFLYIDDDYGLDNAVRREMKKVFPQNDFVELPFSYGLYHSFYKFENGPPKTHEHDKKNPQGFGIFVNNRLAVYYTYESNPSDGWADAEVHNDSPEKREEALRFGTNIVVFALSQ; encoded by the coding sequence ATGAAAAATTTATTAATAATATTAATTTTAACATTTAATTTTATATCCCTCCAATCTCAAACCAAAGATGGTTTCCAAATCGCAAGGGTAAAATATCAAGGGGGAGGCGATTGGTATAACGATCCTTCCGGAGAAGTTAATCTTCTAAATTTCATTCAGCAGAATACAAATATTAAAGTTGATGCTCGCTACCAGTTTGTTGATATATCTTCGGATGAAATATTTTCTTATCCGTTTTTATTTATGACCGGACACGGCAATGTTGTTTTCTCAAAAGATGAGGTTTACAGGTTAAGAACTTATCTTGAGAATGGCGGCTTTCTCTATATTGATGATGACTACGGACTTGATAACGCGGTACGTCGTGAAATGAAAAAAGTTTTTCCTCAGAATGACTTTGTTGAACTTCCTTTTAGTTACGGGCTTTATCATTCATTTTACAAATTTGAAAACGGTCCGCCAAAAACACACGAACATGATAAAAAAAATCCGCAGGGTTTTGGTATTTTTGTTAACAACAGGCTCGCTGTTTACTATACTTATGAATCAAATCCGAGTGACGGCTGGGCTGATGCAGAAGTCCATAACGATTCACCCGAAAAAAGAGAAGAAGCATTGAGATTCGGAACCAACATTGTTGTATTTGCATTATCACAATAA
- a CDS encoding T9SS type A sorting domain-containing protein, translating into MRSVKISLLVFIFSITISAQWEWQHPIPPGNGLVSVKFVNETTGFAVGDESIVLKTTDSGNTWVRKDVGYFSYLKDVEFINENTGWILDFYGKILKTTDTGDSWFIISDLEDGSYWDMFFINSTIGWVAGYESIYKTTDGGLNWSQQFWNSDYDIRSLFFLSEQTGWAIASDLFVNPTIILRTTNGGLYWEGYPQSNIPDLQTIFFTNSSIGFAAGTDGLISGDEGYIWKTTNSGITWNNNFTGKRYYDIKFVDSQTGYTVGVDILKTTNAGTSWSNVLQDADVASISLIGQNYGWTVGGAGSILKTTNAGQDWIRISDGDHYHLNSVDFANRYCGIAVSLGGKIIHTTNGGQNWELSAYIPSSWHLYSVTFPDSQNAWTSGHYGVIYHSSDGGNNWTLQNSGVSIPLRSIYFINADTGWVAGNTGIMLKTINGGQNWFQLNTGTTGWLHTIFFLDENYGWAAGSYSTIIKTTDGGLSWQPLTVPGVQFFNSVYFLNESIGWLADGASGGAASIFKTTDGGTNWTEQLQIQSQSYNFNDIFFKNTNYGWAVGSGGDIWYSTNGGNNWSLNEVDFYNGLKSIAHCETDELWIAGSYELILYSINGGIPVELISFTAEFLESKLELNWTTATETNNSGFEINRKKLEVRSQEAEWETIGFVPGFGTTTEPKSYSFIDEKITTGIYKYRLKQIDFDGSFEYLPIGQAGSNEIEVEVDFTPKKFVLFQNYPNPFNPNTVIRFEIPGQARNDNMLVTLKVYDVLGNEVATLVNEEKQVGIYEVEFSVGHPALRDSPDMATGIYFYQLRAGQFTETKKMLMLK; encoded by the coding sequence ATGCGTAGCGTTAAAATATCTCTACTGGTTTTTATTTTTTCGATTACTATATCTGCACAGTGGGAATGGCAACATCCTATTCCTCCAGGTAATGGGTTGGTATCCGTAAAGTTTGTTAATGAAACAACTGGATTTGCTGTGGGTGATGAATCAATTGTTTTAAAGACTACAGATTCGGGTAATACTTGGGTCAGAAAGGATGTTGGATATTTTTCTTATTTAAAAGACGTCGAATTTATCAACGAAAATACAGGTTGGATATTGGATTTTTATGGTAAAATTTTGAAAACAACTGACACAGGAGATTCTTGGTTTATTATTTCTGATTTAGAAGACGGTTCCTACTGGGACATGTTTTTTATAAATAGTACTATTGGATGGGTAGCTGGTTACGAAAGCATTTATAAAACTACGGACGGCGGATTAAACTGGTCTCAACAATTTTGGAATTCAGATTATGACATACGTTCATTATTTTTCTTAAGTGAGCAAACAGGTTGGGCAATTGCAAGTGATCTATTTGTTAACCCTACTATTATTTTGAGAACCACTAATGGTGGACTATATTGGGAAGGGTATCCCCAATCAAACATTCCAGATCTTCAGACAATCTTTTTCACAAATTCGTCAATTGGATTCGCAGCTGGTACAGACGGCTTGATATCAGGGGATGAGGGGTATATTTGGAAAACAACAAACAGCGGTATTACTTGGAATAATAATTTTACGGGAAAGCGTTATTATGATATTAAATTTGTCGATTCTCAGACTGGTTATACTGTTGGTGTAGATATTTTAAAAACTACAAATGCTGGTACCAGTTGGAGTAATGTTCTACAAGATGCGGATGTTGCTTCGATTTCTCTTATAGGACAAAATTATGGTTGGACAGTTGGAGGAGCTGGATCAATTTTAAAAACTACAAATGCCGGGCAGGATTGGATAAGAATATCTGATGGAGATCATTATCATCTTAACTCTGTTGATTTTGCAAATCGATATTGTGGAATAGCTGTGAGTCTAGGTGGTAAAATAATTCACACAACAAATGGCGGACAAAATTGGGAGTTATCAGCTTACATCCCATCTTCCTGGCATCTTTATTCAGTAACTTTCCCTGATTCACAAAACGCATGGACTTCTGGTCATTATGGTGTTATATATCATTCAAGTGATGGTGGAAATAATTGGACACTGCAAAATAGTGGTGTATCAATCCCACTTAGATCAATTTATTTTATCAATGCTGACACAGGTTGGGTTGCAGGAAATACTGGCATAATGTTAAAGACTATAAACGGAGGTCAAAATTGGTTTCAGCTTAATACTGGAACTACTGGTTGGCTCCATACAATTTTTTTCCTGGATGAAAATTATGGTTGGGCCGCTGGTTCTTATAGTACTATCATTAAAACCACAGATGGAGGTTTAAGTTGGCAACCTTTAACTGTTCCTGGTGTACAATTTTTTAATTCTGTTTACTTTTTAAATGAGTCGATTGGGTGGTTAGCTGATGGCGCGAGTGGTGGTGCAGCTAGCATTTTTAAAACTACAGATGGAGGAACTAATTGGACTGAACAACTTCAAATTCAAAGTCAGAGTTATAATTTCAATGACATTTTCTTCAAAAATACAAATTATGGCTGGGCAGTCGGTTCAGGAGGAGATATTTGGTATAGCACGAATGGTGGTAATAATTGGAGTTTAAATGAAGTTGATTTCTACAATGGATTAAAATCAATTGCACATTGCGAAACAGATGAACTTTGGATAGCAGGTAGTTATGAATTAATTCTTTATTCAATTAATGGGGGTATTCCAGTTGAACTGATTTCATTCACTGCAGAGTTTCTTGAAAGCAAATTAGAATTAAATTGGACAACCGCAACGGAAACGAATAACTCGGGGTTTGAGATTAATCGCAAGAAGTTAGAAGTTAGAAGTCAGGAGGCAGAATGGGAGACAATTGGCTTTGTCCCGGGATTTGGAACTACTACTGAACCAAAATCATATTCTTTCATTGATGAGAAAATTACAACCGGAATTTACAAATACAGACTCAAGCAAATTGATTTTGATGGAAGTTTTGAATACCTGCCTATCGGACAGGCAGGCTCAAATGAAATAGAAGTGGAAGTTGATTTTACTCCGAAAAAGTTTGTGTTATTTCAGAACTACCCTAATCCGTTTAATCCGAACACGGTAATACGATTTGAGATTCCGGGTCAAGCCCGGAATGACAATATGCTGGTGACATTGAAGGTTTATGATGTTTTGGGGAATGAAGTTGCAACACTAGTCAATGAAGAAAAGCAGGTTGGAATTTATGAAGTTGAGTTTTCGGTAGGTCATCCCGCTTTGCGGGACAGTCCTGATATGGCAACTGGAATTTATTTTTATCAATTGAGGGCAGGACAATTTACAGAAACAAAGAAGATGTTGATGCTTAAATAG
- a CDS encoding T9SS type A sorting domain-containing protein, with product MMIDFNMEMPAELISFNATSLDNNVTLDWSTATETNNSGFEINRKKLEARSQELEWEMIGFVPGFGTTTEPKSYSFIDENVTNGIYKYRLKQIDFDGSFEYLPIGQAGSNEIEVEVDFTPKEFVLYQNYPNPFNPNTVIRFEIPGQARNDNVLVTLKIYDILGNEVATLVNEEKQAGVYEVEFDASSLASGMYLYKLQAGGFVQTKKMILLR from the coding sequence ATGATGATTGATTTTAATATGGAAATGCCAGCTGAATTGATTTCTTTCAACGCAACGTCACTTGACAATAATGTTACACTTGACTGGTCAACCGCAACGGAAACGAATAACTCAGGGTTTGAGATTAATCGCAAGAAGTTAGAAGCTAGAAGTCAGGAGTTAGAATGGGAAATGATAGGATTTGTACCTGGATTTGGAACTACGACTGAACCAAAGTCTTATTCATTCATTGATGAAAATGTTACAAACGGAATTTACAAATACAGACTCAAGCAAATAGATTTTGATGGAAGTTTTGAATACCTGCCTATCGGACAGGCAGGCTCAAATGAAATAGAAGTGGAAGTTGATTTTACTCCAAAGGAATTTGTGTTATATCAGAACTACCCTAATCCGTTTAATCCGAACACGGTAATACGATTTGAGATTCCGGGTCAAGCCCGGAATGACAATGTACTAGTGACACTAAAAATTTATGATATTCTTGGGAATGAAGTTGCAACACTAGTTAACGAAGAGAAACAAGCCGGAGTTTATGAAGTTGAGTTTGATGCTTCATCACTTGCGTCGGGAATGTATTTATACAAACTGCAAGCAGGTGGTTTTGTTCAAACGAAGAAAATGATTTTGCTTAGGTAA